The window GTCGCCCTCCTCATACTAGGCGCGGCTCGCGCGGGTGGGATAGCTCGCGGACATGCGCACCGCACTCTACTGCACCGCGGGCCTTGCAGCGCTCGCCGTCCTCCCGCTCGGCGCCGCCCGCAGCGTCCTTGCGGGGACCGCCGCGATCCTGTTGGAAGCGGCGCCGTTCCTCTGCATCGGGTCGCTGCTCGGGCGCATCGCCGCCCGCCGCGACGCGGTGGCGTTCGCCGGATGCGGATGCGGCCGCGGCCCGTCCGCGCGTTCGATACCAGCGACGCTTGCAACGGGGGTGCTCTTCGGCCCATTCGTGGCGGCGGCGCGCTTCATCGCGGCGACATTCATCGCACGACGTATCGCGTTGCGACCGGCGGCGCACGGCCATGCCCACGAGTCGGGTTTGCTGGACGAGTTGCTTGCATTGTTGCCCGCCGCCGTGCTGGCCGCACTCGTGGCTCAAGCTGCGCCCTTCATTGCGCTGAACAAACTCACGCCCGCGATCCAACTCCTCTGCGGCGTTGCGCTCGGGTTTTTCGCATCGCCTTGCGCGCTCGGCGCTGTCGCCTTCGCCGCAGCATTGCGCGTGCAGTCGTCGCTCGCCGCTTGGGCGTATCTCGCCATCGCAGGCATCTTCGACGTGCACGCCTTCCGCGCACGCAAGCGCATGTCGCAATGCGGCCACGATCCCACGGCATACGTCCTACTGGCCTGCGCGTTCGCAATCGTCGCCGCGCGCCGCGGCGACGCGCTCGTCCATCCGCTATTCGCCGCGCCGTTCGTTGCAACGGCGCTCGTTGCGATGTACGCGGCATGGATGCATCGGCGGTCGCACTCCGCGCGCGCCAGAATCGTGCCCGCGCTCGTGCTGGCCGCAAGCGTCCTCGCAGCGCCCGCCCCGCAGTATCGCGCGACGGAAACCACGATGGCGCAACTCTTCCCCGGCGAACGGCTAGCATTTACGGGCACGCTCGTGCGCCACGCTCGTAACGACGCGCTCGTTCGCTACGCGATCACTTGCTGCCGCGCCGACGCCCAACCTGTCGCCGTGCGTCTATCGCAGCCGCTTCCCTACGCCGCCGGAACGTGGATCCACGCCGAAGGCCGCATCGTGCGGCGCGACGACCAACTCGTCCTCGTCCCGCTAACGTCCCGCGCCATTCCCCCACCCACCGACCCGTTCGTCTACCGATGACAGGCAAGCAAGCCGCGAAATTGCCAAACTATACCTCATTGGAGTATAGTTGATGCCTGGCCTAGAGTTCGCCGGCTTTGAGTGGGACCAGAGCAAAAGCGCCCGGTGCCTTAGAGAGCGCGGCTTCGATTTCGACTACGCAGCCAGGGTCTTTTTTGCCGCATTTTCGGAGCGGGAAGCCCGGCGCGGTCCATACGACGAGATGCGTTTTCTCGTAATCGGCGAGGTTGGCGATGTCGTTATCGCTGTCGTTTGGACTCAACGCGGAAATCTAAGAAGAATCATATCAGCGCGGCCTGCGTCGCGCGCCGAAAGGAAGCAGTTCTATGAGTACCGTGAGGCGCAGCAACAAGGACATTCGTGAAGGTCCCGGTCGGATCGATCGGGCGAAAATCGCAACTTTTACGGATCGAACCATCGAGCGTTTTGCGCGCGACGACCAGAGCGAAGCGGCGCAATTTGGAGCACCGCGCTTCGTACCGCCACAGACCGACGTACGCGCCCTGCGTGACCGCCTGGGGCTCTCCCAATCGGAATTTGCGTCCACGTATCTGCTATCCGTGCGGACGATTCAACAATGGGAGCAAGGCCAGCGCGAGCCTTCGGAACCGGCGCGGGTGCTTCTGTACGCCATCGCACGCGACGCAAAAGCCGTCAAGCGCGCGCTGCATCGCGCCTAAACGGCCTAGCTTAGCGTCGGCGCGCTTCCAACACCTCGACCGGGATGCCGTTCGGGTCTTCGATGAATGCGATCGCGCGCGTTCCGCCCGGCGAA of the Candidatus Dormiibacterota bacterium genome contains:
- a CDS encoding BrnT family toxin — encoded protein: MPGLEFAGFEWDQSKSARCLRERGFDFDYAARVFFAAFSEREARRGPYDEMRFLVIGEVGDVVIAVVWTQRGNLRRIISARPASRAERKQFYEYREAQQQGHS
- a CDS encoding helix-turn-helix domain-containing protein, which translates into the protein MSTVRRSNKDIREGPGRIDRAKIATFTDRTIERFARDDQSEAAQFGAPRFVPPQTDVRALRDRLGLSQSEFASTYLLSVRTIQQWEQGQREPSEPARVLLYAIARDAKAVKRALHRA